The following proteins are encoded in a genomic region of Desulfosporosinus youngiae DSM 17734:
- a CDS encoding Fur family transcriptional regulator, which produces MILLEKTINYKELLKREGIKNTKHRTAILEILEESDSPKTAEQIFMSLKDKTSSIDMSTVYRTLDTFASKNLVIKSNRVDDGKALYEFNHHEHKHHLLCVGCHKLILIEDCPIGELQQMLKRKIDFDITGHKLEIYGYCHDCKNFKMASAHDGEDV; this is translated from the coding sequence ATGATCTTGTTGGAAAAAACTATAAACTATAAAGAACTGCTTAAAAGAGAAGGTATAAAGAATACTAAGCACAGGACCGCTATTCTCGAAATCCTCGAAGAGTCCGACTCACCAAAAACAGCGGAACAAATATTTATGTCCTTAAAAGATAAAACTTCTTCAATAGATATGTCTACTGTCTATCGGACTCTTGATACCTTTGCCTCAAAGAACTTAGTCATTAAATCCAATCGAGTCGATGATGGCAAAGCTCTATATGAATTCAACCACCACGAGCATAAGCACCATCTTTTATGCGTAGGCTGCCACAAGTTAATATTGATTGAAGACTGTCCTATTGGCGAGCTGCAGCAAATGCTTAAACGAAAAATAGATTTTGATATTACAGGACATAAGCTTGAGATCTATGGTTATTGCCATGATTGCAAAAACTTTAAAATGGCATCTGCTCATGATGGTGAAGATGTCTAA
- a CDS encoding manganese catalase family protein: MFKHIKDMEYTVHVDQPDPRFAVLLLEQFGGGNGELKAAMQYFSQSLGCNDPRIRDLLQDIAAEELSHLEMVGECLGMLIGPVDSIPKDFAANHMALLGGGPLLINSGGEPWTANYVNSTGDLYTDLSSNAGAELRAKLIYERLLQQTDDAGVKDMIRFLLSREESHNFSFMQAINTLQGSGVNKDFRDSDFSKKYMNMSTGQGDSRGPWNQGNGFTYEENPNEKYGGPAQYGKDPQPAGAREVQPGYNDHTRNNPQYSQPQPQPTPGSTPNQH; the protein is encoded by the coding sequence GTGTTTAAACATATTAAAGATATGGAATATACTGTTCATGTTGATCAGCCGGATCCCCGATTTGCTGTTCTCTTACTGGAACAATTTGGCGGCGGTAATGGTGAACTTAAAGCAGCCATGCAATATTTCTCTCAAAGTTTAGGATGTAATGATCCGAGGATTAGAGATTTATTGCAAGACATTGCAGCCGAAGAGTTAAGCCATTTAGAAATGGTGGGAGAGTGTCTCGGTATGCTGATTGGTCCGGTCGATAGCATTCCTAAAGACTTCGCTGCCAATCATATGGCTCTGCTCGGGGGCGGACCACTTTTAATTAATTCTGGTGGAGAGCCTTGGACTGCCAACTACGTAAATTCAACCGGAGACTTATATACGGATCTTTCCTCCAATGCCGGAGCAGAACTTCGGGCTAAGCTGATTTATGAGCGGCTTCTCCAACAAACGGATGATGCCGGGGTCAAAGACATGATTCGTTTCCTCCTCAGTCGTGAAGAATCACATAACTTCTCCTTTATGCAAGCCATTAATACTCTCCAGGGCAGCGGAGTCAATAAAGACTTCCGTGATTCGGACTTCTCTAAGAAATACATGAATATGTCCACAGGTCAGGGAGATAGCAGGGGGCCTTGGAACCAGGGAAATGGGTTCACCTATGAGGAAAACCCCAACGAAAAGTATGGCGGGCCTGCACAGTATGGCAAAGATCCTCAACCCGCAGGTGCCAGGGAGGTACAACCAGGATATAATGACCATACACGAAACAATCCACAGTATTCACAGCCGCAGCCACAACCAACGCCAGGTTCTACTCCCAACCAACACTAA
- the tsaA gene encoding tRNA (N6-threonylcarbamoyladenosine(37)-N6)-methyltransferase TrmO, with amino-acid sequence MSITFQSIGTIHTPYFDLNTPHQPIPNAPGDFWITLDSEYAGALETLNTFNYIYVLYHLSEVTQPIELLTRSPWAPEKEIGLFASRSSKRPNPIGLSIVQIKEIRGNELVISGIDAYNGTPLLDIKPYMHFLDSKEDANNGWLDALPESKHIVAHALGLPHDHDHGHNHHHHTSHDDNQTSHDHDHAHRHTRHLHSHND; translated from the coding sequence ATGTCTATTACGTTTCAATCAATCGGAACAATCCACACACCCTATTTTGACTTAAATACCCCTCATCAACCGATACCTAATGCGCCTGGTGACTTTTGGATTACATTGGATTCTGAGTATGCAGGTGCTCTGGAAACCTTAAACACCTTCAACTATATTTATGTCCTTTATCATTTGAGTGAAGTGACCCAGCCAATAGAACTTCTTACAAGATCTCCCTGGGCTCCTGAAAAGGAAATCGGGCTCTTTGCCAGCCGTTCTTCTAAAAGGCCCAACCCCATTGGCCTTAGTATTGTTCAGATTAAAGAAATCCGCGGCAATGAACTTGTCATTTCAGGAATTGATGCCTATAATGGGACTCCCTTACTTGACATAAAGCCCTATATGCATTTCCTCGACAGCAAAGAGGACGCTAATAATGGCTGGTTAGACGCTCTTCCTGAAAGTAAACATATAGTGGCCCATGCCCTTGGGCTTCCCCACGACCACGACCATGGCCACAACCATCACCACCATACTTCTCATGATGATAATCAGACCAGCCATGATCATGATCATGCCCATAGACATACCAGGCACTTGCATAGTCATAACGATTAG
- a CDS encoding CooT family nickel-binding protein encodes MCEANAYLREGETEEMFMESVDIIEPYENGLKLIDIFGMQKFIQAKIKDMTLLNHRIVLEKIHK; translated from the coding sequence ATGTGTGAAGCAAATGCCTATCTAAGAGAGGGAGAAACCGAAGAAATGTTCATGGAGTCAGTTGATATCATTGAACCTTATGAAAACGGCCTGAAGCTCATTGATATTTTTGGAATGCAGAAATTTATTCAAGCTAAGATCAAAGACATGACTCTTCTCAATCACCGTATTGTCTTGGAAAAAATCCATAAGTAA
- a CDS encoding metal ABC transporter substrate-binding protein — MRSKSLKVLCLMLFSLLILTGCGANNESKTTVSQAADSQTGRTVNIATSFYPMYIFTLNIAKDIPNVNVVNLTKPTTGCLHDYAPTPDDMKNLEGAQILVINGAGMESFMDKITSQMPDLKILESSKGIELIKGDGDEGDNPHVWLSITDAITQVQTIGDQLAVLDPDNALKYQENTQTYIEKLAALRTKMHQTLDGVQQRNIVTFHEAFPYFAKEFNLNIAGVIEREPGSAPNAKELGETIEKIKDLKITALFAEPQYPVKAAETIAGETGAKVYTLDPIVTGPMEADAYLNLMESNLLTLQEALR, encoded by the coding sequence ATGCGTTCAAAGTCATTAAAGGTTCTTTGCTTGATGTTATTTAGTTTGCTGATATTAACCGGCTGCGGAGCAAACAACGAGTCTAAGACCACTGTTAGTCAGGCCGCAGATTCCCAGACCGGACGGACCGTCAATATAGCCACTTCCTTCTACCCGATGTATATTTTCACCTTAAATATTGCCAAGGATATCCCTAACGTTAATGTTGTGAACTTGACAAAGCCAACCACCGGATGCCTGCATGACTATGCCCCTACACCTGACGATATGAAGAATTTAGAGGGTGCTCAAATCCTGGTTATTAATGGCGCGGGAATGGAATCCTTTATGGATAAAATTACGAGTCAAATGCCGGATCTGAAAATCCTTGAGTCCAGCAAAGGAATAGAGTTAATCAAAGGAGACGGGGATGAAGGAGATAACCCTCATGTTTGGTTGAGTATAACGGATGCCATTACTCAAGTACAGACCATCGGAGATCAACTCGCGGTCCTTGATCCGGATAATGCCCTCAAATATCAGGAAAATACCCAAACCTATATTGAAAAACTCGCGGCCTTAAGAACAAAAATGCATCAGACGCTAGATGGCGTTCAACAGCGTAATATCGTTACTTTCCATGAGGCCTTCCCCTATTTCGCTAAAGAATTCAACTTGAACATTGCAGGAGTTATTGAACGTGAACCGGGCTCTGCCCCCAATGCTAAAGAATTGGGAGAAACTATCGAGAAGATTAAGGACTTGAAAATTACAGCTCTTTTTGCAGAACCACAATATCCTGTTAAAGCTGCTGAGACGATTGCCGGCGAGACGGGGGCGAAAGTATATACTCTTGATCCAATCGTAACGGGGCCAATGGAGGCAGACGCCTATCTTAATCTTATGGAAAGTAATCTCCTAACCCTGCAAGAGGCTTTAAGATGA